The Alphaproteobacteria bacterium genome has a window encoding:
- the efp gene encoding elongation factor P — protein sequence MKMDAGRLNKGNIIEFEGAQYSVLKTYTIKPGKGGAFIQVEMRNVKTGIKKETRFRTNESVEKLMNESKQCQYLFSEGDDLVLMDNNTYEQFNLAKDVLGGSLPLLEDGMQVHVQFIEGNPIGIELPKSVVCEIEETEAVVKGQTAASSNKPATLTNGLRVMVPPFIDAGEKIVVNTEDLTYIERAK from the coding sequence ATGAAAATGGATGCTGGAAGACTTAACAAAGGCAATATCATAGAATTTGAAGGTGCTCAATACTCTGTGTTGAAAACTTATACTATAAAACCTGGTAAAGGTGGTGCATTTATTCAAGTGGAAATGAGAAATGTTAAAACTGGAATAAAAAAAGAAACTAGATTTAGAACTAACGAAAGTGTTGAAAAACTTATGAATGAAAGTAAGCAATGTCAATACCTATTCTCTGAAGGGGATGATCTAGTCTTAATGGACAACAACACTTATGAACAATTTAATCTAGCTAAAGATGTTTTAGGAGGCTCACTTCCTTTATTAGAAGATGGTATGCAAGTTCATGTTCAATTCATTGAAGGAAATCCAATTGGTATTGAACTACCTAAATCTGTTGTTTGTGAAATTGAGGAAACAGAAGCTGTTGTTAAAGGTCAAACTGCTGCCAGTTCAAACAAACCTGCTACATTGACTAATGGATTGAGAGTTATGGTCCCTCCATTTATTGATGCTGGTGAAAAGATTGTTGTTAATACTGAAGATCTTACTTATATAGAAAGAGCTAAGTAA